Sequence from the Qipengyuania pelagi genome:
CCGCCCAGTAGAACCCCTTGGACCGGGTCTGCGGTGTCTGCGCGGCGGCGCCGTAGCGATAGAATAGCGGCGCGGCGCGGCGTCCGTCGCCAAGATCCCACAGGGCGGAAGTCCCGCCGAGCCAGACAAGCGAGGTGTAATCGTCGCGCAGGCGATAGCTGCCCGTGCTGACGTCGAAGCCGGGCGCGAACAGATCGTCGACCGATGCGGCGATCTGGGCCGCCTGGCCGGGACTGGCGCCGCGCGCGACGCTGAGCATTTCGCCGATCATCGCTTCGGGATCGAAAGCAGGCTGCTCGAAGCTCGGGCGACTGGTCAGGAGCGCGATCGCCTGCGGCATCTGGCGCGAGGTGCGGTAGTGGCGCACGAGATTGTAGATATAGCCCGGATCGCTGCGCGCGACATTCGGCGCGAGCGCGGATGTGTCGGGCATCGAACCCTGCAACAGCGACAGGCGCGCCATCGCCAGCGCGCGCGATTGCGGCGAGACGCGCACCGCCTGCCGCGCGGCACCTTCGCTATCGCCCTGCCACAACAGCGCATCCATGCGCGCGTCCTGATCCTCGGCGGAGAAGCGCGTGCCGTAGAGCCCTTGGATATAGGCCTCCGAAGGCCCGCTCATCGTGCCGCCGCGCCATGCCGCGCGAGCCACGTCATACGCCTCGGCCCGGTTCTGTGTGCCGAGCGCGAGAGCATAGCGAGCCTTCGCGCTATTGGTGATCGGCGGGTTGCGATCGAAGAAGGCGACCAGCTGGTCGGGGGTGACCGGATCGCGATCCAGCGCGGCCTCTGCACGGCGCTGCAAGCGGTCCTGCTGCGGGAAGCCCTCATAGGTGGTGATGAAATTGGCGTAGGTCGCGAAGGGCAACCCATCCTGACCGATCAGATATTCCCACCGCTCGATCGCGGGAGCCATCGCGCCCTGCTGCCCCGCAACGAGATTGCTGCGCGCGCGGTCCCAGCTCGATCCGTCCTGCGCGCTGGCGATGGAAGGGGTCGCCAGCGCGGTGCCGGCGAGAATTGCGGTCTTGAAAACTGTTTTGAGTACCATGCTGGACATAATGTCCCCCCGCTCCTTATCAGGCGCTGAATGAAATCGCGTCGATGCGGCGAATTCGCCCGCATTGTCATGCCTCTAACGCAGGATCCGGGTAAATGTTCACAGGTTCGATTCCCGCTCTGGCGACTCCTTTTCGCGACGGAGCGTTCGACGAGGTCGCTTATCGCAAGCTGATCGACTGGCAGATCGAGAACGGGAGCAAGGGGCTGGTCCCCTGCGGTACCACGGGAGAGGCGTCGACGCTGTCCAATGCCGAGCATCACCGGGTGATCGAGGTCTGTATCGAACAGGCGGCGGGCCGCGTCCCGGTGATCGCGGGCTGCGGCAGCAACGATACCAAGAACGCGCTGCTCCATATGGGGTTTTCGAAGAAGGCGGGGGCGACTGCTGGGCTGTGCGTCGCGCCCTATTACAACCGCCCGAGCCAGACCGGGCTGATCGCCCATTTCAGCTATCTCGCCGAACACAGCGACCTGCCGATCGTGCTGTACAACGTGCCGGGACGCACCGTCACCGATATCGAGGACGAGACGGTTGTGGAACTGGTGCGCCGATTCCCCGACCGGATCGTGGCGATCAAGGATGCGAGCGGCGATCTGTCGCGCGTGGCCGATCATCGCATGGGCCTGTCCAAGGATTTCTGCCAATTGTCGGGCAATGACGAATTGTGGTTGCCCCATGCGGCGGCGGGCGGATCGGGGTGTATCTCCGTCACCGCGAATGTCGCGCCGAAACTGTGCGCCGAATTCCACGAGGCGATCGCCGCCAACGAACTGGCAAAGGCGCGCGAATTGAACGACCGCCTGTTCCCGCTGCATTACGCGATGTTCTCGGACGCGAGCCCCGCGCCGGTGAAATACGCGCTCAGCCGGGTGCATGACTGGTTCTCCGACGAGGTCCGCCTGCCGATCTGCCGCGCCAGCGATGCCAGCCGCAAGGCGGTGGACGAGGCGCTTGCGATCGCGGGACTGATCTAAAGCAATTCGTCCTCGTCGAGGATCGGCGAGGCCGGGAAGGGCGGGTCGCTGACGGCCATCGCCTCGACGATCGAATGCGCGTTTTCCCCAACATGGTCGAGCGCTCCGACCTCGGCGATATGGAACAGGGCATCGCCCTGATTGACCACGGGCAGTGTCGCGTGGCCGATGATGACGCCGTCGATCGGGCTGACGAGTTCTATGCCGTCTTCGCCGAACAGACCGCCGACCACGGCCAGCAGATTGCCCTGGCGCACGATATCGCCCGATTTCCTCACCCGGCGAGAGACCCCGCCGCGCGGCGCGCGCACCCAGTGGGATCGGTTGGCGCGCATCGGGACGGCGGTGTTATCGATCCCGTCGCTCGCCGCGATCATGCCGATATAGGCAAGCACCCGCAGCACGCCCGCAGCCCCGACGCCGATCGAATAGCGATCGAAACGCAGCGCCTCGCCTGCTTCCAGGAGAAGCATCGGAACTTCACGTTCAGCCGCGAGCGCCCGCATCGATCCGGGCCGCAGCGGGCTTTCGACGATGATCGGCGCGCCGAAGGCCATGGCCAGTTCGGTCAGATAGGGACTGCCCGAGGCGATCCGTATCTGCGGCAGATTGTAGCGGTGGACTGCGGCGGTGTGCATATCGATGCCGAGCGTGCAGCGTTCGATCACATTGGCGAGGAAGCAATGCGCGAGCTGCGCAGCGAGGCTACCCCCCTCATGGCCCGGAAAGCTGCGATTGAGATCGCGCCGGTCGGGCAGATAGCGGCTGTGCGCGGCGAAGCCGTAGATATTGACGGCGGGCGCCAGGATCACCGTGCCCGAAAGGTGTTCCGGCATGAGATGGTCGAGCAGGCGCTGGACGATGGCGGTGCCGACGATCTCGTCCCCGTGGATGCCCGCACTCACGAAAACGCATGGACCGCGCTTGGCCCCATGCAGCACTTTCAACGCCAGCGAGGAATCGAGGCCCGTGACCTGCTGGCTGACCGGGATCGTCAGGATCTCGCTCGTTCCGGGTGCGATGCTGCGATCGTGGATGGCGAAGGGGGCGGGCGCGTTGTGCGAACTCATGCGGAGATTTAGGAACACCGGGGCAGCCATGCGCAAGCGAAAAAGCGCGCGTAGCGCCGGTCGTGGAAAAAACGGGCGGGGCGGGGGCGGCTAACTTGCGCGACTCGCGACCCCCGCCATAGCCTGCCGCCCATGACCGATACCTTCTCCGCCCTGTCCGACCCAACGCGGCGGCTGCTGCTCGATCGCTTGAGCGAGCGGGGCGGGATGACGCTGTCGGACCTGTCGGAAGACCTGCCGATCACGCGCCAGGCGGTGGCCAAGCACCTCGCCGTGCTGGAAGCGGCCGAACTGGTCGCTTCCGAGCGTGACGGGCGCTGCAAGCGACATTACCTTAACCCGATCCCGCTGGCCAAGATGGCGCGCCGGTGGCTGGGACGGTTCGAAGAGGTGCCACTGGGCGCGATGGCGGGCTTCCAGGGGGCGGCCGAACTCCACGCCCCCGGCTGACTTCACCCCGAGATCAATCGTCGCTGGTGGGCGCGCCGAATTCGGGCAATGGCAGCCGGAGGAGTTGTGGCAAATCGAGTTCGAACTCTTGTTCGAGGATGGCAACGAGGTCCCTTGCTGTCTCGACGTGCCGGATAAGGACTGGTCCCGATCGGTGTTCGGTCAAGCTTTTACCCCGGAGGCTGAGATGACGATCGCCATCTCGACGCTGCACCGTCAAGCGCGTAACGAACGGCGAATTCCCATCTTTTCCCTGCCATTCGCTCATCCTGGCGAGTTCGGCCTCGTCCGCGGGCTCGGCGCGGAAGTCGAAGCCGAATGGATCCCGCCCGGCTAGGCGTTCAGTGAAACGCCAGCCATCGTTGCCGAGGTCTTCAAGGGAAACCACGAAGGGGCCGTCCGACCACGTGCCCCCCTTGAGCGGAAGCGGTTGCGTTA
This genomic interval carries:
- a CDS encoding lytic transglycosylase domain-containing protein, with the translated sequence MSSMVLKTVFKTAILAGTALATPSIASAQDGSSWDRARSNLVAGQQGAMAPAIERWEYLIGQDGLPFATYANFITTYEGFPQQDRLQRRAEAALDRDPVTPDQLVAFFDRNPPITNSAKARYALALGTQNRAEAYDVARAAWRGGTMSGPSEAYIQGLYGTRFSAEDQDARMDALLWQGDSEGAARQAVRVSPQSRALAMARLSLLQGSMPDTSALAPNVARSDPGYIYNLVRHYRTSRQMPQAIALLTSRPSFEQPAFDPEAMIGEMLSVARGASPGQAAQIAASVDDLFAPGFDVSTGSYRLRDDYTSLVWLGGTSALWDLGDGRRAAPLFYRYGAAAQTPQTRSKGFYWAGLAAKHAGMTDEANRYYEMAAEYADRFYGQLALKELGRPVPKLAADNLTVPTPEARQAFAAQPIVAAVREVARDAPWRTGIQFYRELAQSADTLEEHQMVADLAREIGRRDLAVNVAEAAGADGHHEFVTQGFPVLPLPPGAEFTLVHAIARQESQFAQNAISHAGARGLMQLMPGTAREEADKAGVTYMSSSLIDDANYNVRLGSNHITRLVSYYDGSYPLAFAAYNAGPGNVNKWLRSNGDPRTGSISWVEWIEKIPFFETKNYVQRVIENAAVYEQLYPERTAYGRARSAGDFLR
- the dapA gene encoding 4-hydroxy-tetrahydrodipicolinate synthase, producing the protein MFTGSIPALATPFRDGAFDEVAYRKLIDWQIENGSKGLVPCGTTGEASTLSNAEHHRVIEVCIEQAAGRVPVIAGCGSNDTKNALLHMGFSKKAGATAGLCVAPYYNRPSQTGLIAHFSYLAEHSDLPIVLYNVPGRTVTDIEDETVVELVRRFPDRIVAIKDASGDLSRVADHRMGLSKDFCQLSGNDELWLPHAAAGGSGCISVTANVAPKLCAEFHEAIAANELAKARELNDRLFPLHYAMFSDASPAPVKYALSRVHDWFSDEVRLPICRASDASRKAVDEALAIAGLI
- a CDS encoding succinylglutamate desuccinylase/aspartoacylase family protein, with translation MSSHNAPAPFAIHDRSIAPGTSEILTIPVSQQVTGLDSSLALKVLHGAKRGPCVFVSAGIHGDEIVGTAIVQRLLDHLMPEHLSGTVILAPAVNIYGFAAHSRYLPDRRDLNRSFPGHEGGSLAAQLAHCFLANVIERCTLGIDMHTAAVHRYNLPQIRIASGSPYLTELAMAFGAPIIVESPLRPGSMRALAAEREVPMLLLEAGEALRFDRYSIGVGAAGVLRVLAYIGMIAASDGIDNTAVPMRANRSHWVRAPRGGVSRRVRKSGDIVRQGNLLAVVGGLFGEDGIELVSPIDGVIIGHATLPVVNQGDALFHIAEVGALDHVGENAHSIVEAMAVSDPPFPASPILDEDELL
- a CDS encoding ArsR/SmtB family transcription factor, which translates into the protein MTDTFSALSDPTRRLLLDRLSERGGMTLSDLSEDLPITRQAVAKHLAVLEAAELVASERDGRCKRHYLNPIPLAKMARRWLGRFEEVPLGAMAGFQGAAELHAPG
- a CDS encoding arylamine N-acetyltransferase family protein — encoded protein: MKPLDRYLARIGLTGPLTPDLNGLRAIVSRHVATFPFETLDIHLGRPPGIEPRRAFTKMVDQKRGGWCYEQNGLLGMMLDQIGFTTVRLSCTVQNHRSATARPGSHLALLVLLERPYLVDVGFGGSLTQPLPLKGGTWSDGPFVVSLEDLGNDGWRFTERLAGRDPFGFDFRAEPADEAELARMSEWQGKDGNSPFVTRLTVQRRDGDRHLSLRGKSLTEHRSGPVLIRHVETARDLVAILEQEFELDLPQLLRLPLPEFGAPTSDD